In Triplophysa rosa linkage group LG2, Trosa_1v2, whole genome shotgun sequence, the genomic window AACAAAACACGAGGATTAACATAATTCATGCTGACACAGGCTCTTTCTCGTACACCCTGCGCCACACAGCACATTGTGCAACTGCTCTGAATCCAAATACGCTGCAATTCCCTAACATATACAAAGAGCAACCAAAACACACTTACCACTAATGGAATGGAGCAAATGAGTATGACTATAGACGTGGCTATGAGAACAATGACCATCTGGATCTCTGCTCCAGCAAGACGAGCGAAACTCCTCCTGCGCCTGATCTCCGCGATGCGCCCTTGGTCAGTGCCGAGCGATGTCCTGCGCACGAAGCGCTTGTGCATCATGATCAGAGCCGCGCACACCAGCACGTTACAGATCACGGTGGCCAGAATAAGAAGCGAGCTAAAGCCAGCATACATGTAAGAGAAAGTACCATCCGTGCTGGCGTTGCTCCGCAAGTCGATGAAACACCACGTTCCTGGATCCTGCTTCACCACGTTCCCCAATCCCATACTGGGAAGAGCGCAGAAAAGCGCATTGGACACATAGATCCCCATGAGTGTCAAGCCCGCCACCCGCTGATCCACGTAACGACTGTAGAAATACGCGTGGTTGATGGCGAGGTATCTCTCAATAGACATAGCACAAATAATACTAAGTCCTGCCAAGGAGAAAAGGAGTAAAATAAATCCGGAATATTGGCACAGATCTTCCCCACCGGGCCACTGACCCTTCACATAGGTGGCAATGGTGACGGGGCTCGCCAGCAGCGTGCCCAATAGGTCAGTTACAGCAAGTCCACACACCAGGGTGTAAAATGTCGTCTCCTTTTGCTCTTTCCGCGACTTCTGAAGCACTACAATGGCTATCACGTTGCCTACCACTCCGaatataaacattataatcGGAATAGTAGGGTCCCGAGGTCCCCCGCCATGATTCGTACTATTCGTTCCGTTCATCCTCGCTTAATTTTTACCTACATGAAGGCTGATAATACTATCAGGAAGGTTTCTTTACGCGCGCCTCGGGCGCATCGTGACTTCTCCAAATGCGCGCGGTCACTTTGCGATGTCAAATATTCCACAAAATCATACCGACCACGAAAGACGTGCGCTTTTACGCATCTCCAGAATGTTTAAGATACATTTGCACTCGCCAGAGACTTTCACAAGTCTTCAAATTCAGCTCTCTGTTTCTGTGAGATGTGCGCTACGCCGTTGCCGTCACTCTCACTAAACTGACACACAAGTTTATCCTTGAGAGCTTTCTGTCAACTCCGCCCCCGAGCTGTACTACGTAGTTTGACAC contains:
- the ptger4b gene encoding prostaglandin E receptor 4 (subtype EP4) b; its protein translation is MNGTNSTNHGGGPRDPTIPIIMFIFGVVGNVIAIVVLQKSRKEQKETTFYTLVCGLAVTDLLGTLLASPVTIATYVKGQWPGGEDLCQYSGFILLLFSLAGLSIICAMSIERYLAINHAYFYSRYVDQRVAGLTLMGIYVSNALFCALPSMGLGNVVKQDPGTWCFIDLRSNASTDGTFSYMYAGFSSLLILATVICNVLVCAALIMMHKRFVRRTSLGTDQGRIAEIRRRRSFARLAGAEIQMVIVLIATSIVILICSIPLVVQVFVNQLYNETVHKAVEKNLMAIRIASVNPILDPWIYILLRKTVMLKLLEKIKCLFCRIGGRSHGRSHADFHCSNGGCNSSIASRNLPSLEMPELPEMICTSQTYLYCMEGGQGMSCCGHSVQIGSCSTPTEQTLLCNSMASDLSSGHSSSRTDGREQSTDSNLLTHSKTDEAQHSKHQPLQVTFTDEKLNLQERCI